Genomic segment of Terriglobia bacterium:
GTATGCGGCGCCACTCCTGCAGCCTATTCGGCTCGACCAACTGCCCTTTGAGTTGTCGCATGGGAAATACCGATACGTCCTGGAGCGCAATAGAACAGGCGAGTGCGGGATGACGGTATGGTGTGGCCAGGAATGCGTGCACGGCTATGCCGTGCACGGGCCTCCGCGGAGTTTGGAGTTCTTTCGGCAGATCATCCTGGACTCGTACACTTCGGGCAGGATGTTCATGAGCTGTTTGCGCATCACACGCTTCTTCGAGGGCCACTCAATCGAGTTGAAGAACTCGACGCTGACCTATTACAAAGGCGCGGAAGCCAGAGAAACAAGGCTGCACTCCATGCAGGAATTGCGGCAGGCTGTCGCTAACCAGTTCGTCATGCCCCGCTGCCCTATCGAGGAAGCCGTAGGAGTACTCGAACAGGTGACCGGCAGGCATTTCTTCGATGGCGGCTCCGGCCCTCAGTTTTAAAAACTATACCGTATGACGCACGGAGTTTTGGCAATCCACAGGTTCCCGGACCACTGCTGGGAGACGGCCCCCATGGCATACTTCGGCCCTTCTGATCGCTGATCCACATGACAGCGATCCGATGAGTACAAGGCGACCAATTCCATGCGAATACGCAGGACCAAAGGCGAGTGCACATAGCGCTACCATGCGATGTCCGATGAGCTCCGCATCGCGTTTACTCCTGGGAGACCTCGTTATGGCTCCTCTGATCATCCGGGGCACGACCTCGTGCCCCGGATGGATATCTTGATCACAATGTCGGCAGCGATGCCAGAGACACTCCGACACCCTGGAATCACCTGCCATCGGCTCGTGATTTCAGGGTGTCTGAGTCGAGAGGCTCCACTGCTTTACGGGGTCGGACTGCGGTCGTTGGAGTGCTGTCGTCTGCGGATCAAGGGCGTGGATCTGCTGAAGAGGCCGGTGGCGGATCCTCCTTGAGGATCACGTTCATCGTTTCCGCCGCCGAGTCGCGCTGGAATGCCCGCCTGCCCGCCAGCATCTCATAAAGGAAAGGACATTCACCACCGAGATGCAGAGTAAGGAGGCGCGAAGCGCCGGCAGAGAATAGCCCCGCCCATGAGGGCGGGGTTGAGTGAGACGAAGAGTTGAGGTCCGAAGGACCGGCACCTATGTCTTGTGCCGCACCTTCGGCACTCATGCCGATTGACCTAACTGTTCAAACGGGGATCATCTCCGTTGGCAGCTTGGCGCGGATTGGACTCTCAGTCGTGGGCCTCGAGCCGGGTGGAATGATGGTGCACTGAAGGCCGCCTTCCATCTGCTCCGTCCGCATGACCTCCAGGCCGATCCGCTCTTGAGACTCGACGCACAAGGAATCCGTTCGAGGTGCTATGGCCTCTGATCATGGGTCTCCCAGTTGGGTGATCGAGCCGATCCGGACCGTCACGATTCGGGACTAGCGGCGGCCAAAATCCAGGGTGATGTTTGCCGAGGGGCCCCGCAGCCGGGAGTTTGCCCAGCCGGTATTTCCAATGAAACGGTACCCACCGCCAAATCCCACTCGAAACCATTCGGTAACGTTGACGCCTACCATCACCTGGGGTTCAGCCACGAAAAAGGTCTTGGAACACAATTGGGCACTACCGGCACCCAGCAGGCCGCCAATGGAGTAATGGATGAGCTTGTGCGGCCTCAGGGTGTACTGAAGAACGAGTCCACCATAAGCCATTTGATTACTTGAAGCTTCCGTGGGTCTCCCATAGCCGCCAATGCCGATGAAGAAGTCCGGTTTGACCACCAACCCCATGGTTGCCCCCACAAAATTGGCAAACTTACCGTCAACCCGTGAAAATTTGACCTCCAGGCTGACGATGAAGCCGAGCTGCTTCTTTCCCTTAATCAGAGTCTCGGTTTTTTGCTGGGATTGCGCGTGAGACGAGACCGTTGCCAAGAACATTATCAGGAGACACCGGGACAAGATTCTAAGCTTTATTCCTGACTTTCTATGTGAGCTCACGGGTTCGACCTGATGTTTGCTTGCCATATTGGCGCTCCCTTCCGAGCAGCTTCAAGCTGCCCTCATACCCTAATGGGCAAACCGATCTTGAACTTCTGAACGATCTTGAAAATCTTTTTTCTATGTATGCAAGTCGGCATCGATTAGGATCGGATTTTGGGGCAGGGGTGAGGCGCGCATGCCGGCTAAGACCCCCTCCCCAAAGTGGCTGAGGCGAACCTGAAAGCAGGATACAGTTGCGGTTTTGAGGGCAGGTGGATTACCGCCATTAACTCAGGAATACTTTCTCTCCAGGTACCTGGGGGGTTTATGAGCGGACAGTCCCCGAAAGAAGTCACGCAGCTGCTTCAAGCCTGGAGCCGGGGCGATGAGACGGCGCTGGATAGACTCATGCCTCTGGTTTATGACGAGCTGCGCCGGCTGGCACACTACTACATGACACGCGAGAATGCCGGCCACATCCTGCAAACCACGGCGCTGGTAAACGAGGCCTACCTCCAGCTCATCGATGCGAATACGGTGAACTGGCAGGACCGCGCCCACTTCTTCGCCATTTCGGCTAAATTGATGCGGCGGATCCTCGTTCATTTCGCGCGGTCGCGGAATTCACAAAAGCGAGGCGGTAGACTCTCCCATGTGTCGCTTGACGAAGCTGCGCTCCTTTCTTCCGAGCGGGATGCAGATCTGATCGAGCTTGACGAGGCGCTGACGGCACTGGCAGCTATCGATCCAAGGAAAGCGAAAGTGGTCGAGCTGCGTTTCTTTGGCGGGTTGAGCCTTGAGGAATCCGGGGAGGTGCTCGGTGTGTCGCCCGACACTGTGTGGCGGGACTGGGATCTGGCGAAGGCCTGGCTGTATCGGGAAATGAGACGCGGGGAGACGTGATGGAGCCGGAACGATGGCATGAGATCGAGCGGCTTTACCATTTGGCTCGGGAACGCGGAGCAGGTGAGAGGGAAGCTTTCCTGAAAGAAGCGTGCGCCGGCGACGAGTCTCTGTATGAGGAAGTTGAGTCCCTCCTCGCTTGCCGGCCCAAGGCGGAAAAGTTCATCGAGTCCCCTGCGCTCGAGCTGGCGGCCAGGGTGCTTGCAAAAGACCGGGAAAGTGAACCCGGTCCCGACATCGTCGGCCGGGTCTTATCGCACTACACCGTCCGGGAAAAGATCGGCGAGGGGGGCATGGGTGTCATCCACCGTGCCTATGACGAACATCTTCATCGGGATGTCGCTGTCAAGATTCTTCCTCCGCACACTCTCGGTGACGAAGCCTCCCGAAAACGTTTCCGCAAGGAAGCCCTTGCACTCTCCAGGCTAAGCCACCCGAACGTAGAGACGGTCTTCGACTTCGACACCCAGGAGGGCGTTGATTTCCTGGTGATGGAATACATTCCGGGCACCACCCTGAGCGAAAAACTCCGGGAGGGACCGCTGCCTGAGAAGGAAATCGTGTGCCTCGGAGCGCAACTTGCGGAGGGACTTGCAGCAGCGCACGATCAAGGCATCGTGCACTGCGATTTGAAACCGGCGAATCTGCGCATCACTCCGGATGGGCGCCTGAAGATTCTGGATTTTGGCATTGCAAGACTGGTGCAGCCGGTCAGCAAAGCCAGTCAAACACTCAGCATTACGGAACTCAATGTTGTGCAGGGCACGGTACTCTACATGGCACCTGAGCAATTGCTGGGCAGGCCGGTAGACGCGCGCACGGACATCTATGGCGCCGGGGTGGTCCTGTATGAGATCGCAACGGGGAGCCGGCCGTTCCAGTCAGACTTGCCCGTTGCGCTGGTGGACCAGATCCTCCACGCCCCGGTTTTTCCACCCGGCAGATTAAAAAACGATCTTTCGCCCGGGTTGGAGAAGATCATCCTCAAGTGCCTGGAAAAGAATCCCCTATACCGGTATGAGTCGGCCAGGCAGTTGAGCGCGGATCTGGCCGAGGTGTCGTCATCACCAGTCCGCGCTGAGGTTGGCGAGCATCAGCAAGTGCGGTCATTTAGTTGGAAACCTTACGCGGCTGTGAGCGTCCTGGTGCTGCTGGCTGCCCTGATCTGGTGGGCTGTGACAAAGCAGAGGGCAATCACTCCCACCATCCAAACCAGCGTTGCCGTCCTGCCATTCCAGAACCTCGGATCCGACAACGAATCTGACTATCTGCGATGGGCCTTGCCCGATGAGGTTGCAACCGTACTTAGCTATACGCCCGATCTGTCCATTAGACCTTTTGCTGACATGCGGCGGTACGCGACCGCAAGCATCGAACCACAACGCGCGGGTCGGGAGCTGCATGTCGCGACCGTCGTTGCCGGTCACTTTGCCAGGGAAGAGGCGCACATTCGCGTCACCGTGGAAGTAATCGATGTCGCGAGCAATCGTGTGCTATGGCGAGACACCTTGACAGCTCGCGGCGATGATCAAATCAACCTGCAGGAACAGACAGCCACGCGCATACGACAGGGGCTCATCCGAGCCTTAGGCCGCTCCGCCGTCTCAACGGCGACCGCAACCCACCCGAAGAGCGAGGAGGCATACGAACTCTATTTGAGAAGCATTGCCACCCCGCACGACGGCAGCGAGAACAAACAGGGCATTTCAATGCTCGAGCGGTCTATCGGACTGGACTCCGCGTACGCACCAGCGTGGGCCGAGGCCGGACGTCGGTACTACTACGATTTCCAGTACTCCGATGGCGGCATGCCCGCGCGACGTCGCGCCCAGGTTGCCACCGAGCGGGCGCTGAGCCTTGATCCCAACCTGCTTGGTGCTGCGAGGATGATGATATCGCTTCGCGCCGAATCGGGCCAACTCGACGACGCCTATAGCGTGGCGAAACTACTGATGCAGAAACGACCGGCAAGCGGTGAGGCGCATATGGGACTCAGCTATGTGTTGCGGTATGCAGGCCGCTTAGTGGAAGCCGGGCGGGAGTGCGACCGGGCGCTGCAACTTGATCCCGCCAACTACACGTTCCGCTCCTGCTCGATTCCGTTCGAGATGCTGAAACAATACGATCGAGCCCGGGAATTCGCTCGTTTGGATGCAGGGTCACGCTTCTCCTCATGGCGAATTGCGTCGGTTCTGCTTTCCGAGCGCAGGATAGAAGAAGCCGTGCCGATTCTCACGGAACTCCAGAACGATTTCGCACAAGCCGGCCTGATTCTGGCCTATCTTCGGCATGATGGTCCGGACCGGATCAGGAGTTTGTCGGAAAGATGTGAGGGCATCGTTGTGAATCTGGTCGATCCCGAACAGGCATACTTCGATGCCAGAATCCAGTCGTTCTGTGAACAGCGCCCCGCGGCACTGCGTCAACTTCGCCGCGCCATCGAGAAGAATTATTGCGCCTATCCGGCATTGGGCACGGACCCGCTCCTTGAGAACGTCCGCAACACGCCTGAATTTCAAGAAATCCACAAGGCAGCGGCTTCCTGTTACACGAAGTTCGCCGCAACCCACGGATTCCAATGACCGGGTAAGCCGGCGACGTCGTGGATTCTGGAGACAGGCGCGAATGGCGCTTAATTAAGGAAGGGCCTATCCACCTGACTCAGGTCCTATCTGTGATCGCGCGCCAGACGGCCCGGGAATGTGCTGCATCGGGTGAATGGGGCCTTGAAGCATCCCAGCGCCAGTTTGACGTCCCTGTGCCTCCGTACACCATTATCAGGCCAACCTGGAGTTCATTGCTCGACGGCGGCAACCTGAGTGATGTGGATAGGCCCTATTAAGGAAATAGGGTGCGACCCTGGCGGGCTCAGCCATTCCGGCGAACTATTGGCTGCCACAAGTTCCGAAGCCGTTGGTGGCCGCAAGCCCTGAAGCCGCTGGTTGCCACAAGTTCCGAAGCCGTTGGTGGCCGCAAGCCCTGAAAGGGCGGCCGTAGTTTTCAGCCCAGGGCGCAAGCCCTGGGATAAGACGCAAATGATGGATGAGCCCTGTAAGGGCGATGCAGAAACTCCTGCAATGGCCCGATTAC
This window contains:
- a CDS encoding arylamine N-acetyltransferase, with the translated sequence MHTHLQIHTIAEPYARYLRILGFDVVPSGIEGLEEIVRRHLCRVPFENVSKLLLFGREGAGRVTNLSEFLDGIDHADLGGTCYTSNPFLAELLQVLGYDADLLGADMNTPNIHTAIRVRIEGVAYHVDAGYAAPLLQPIRLDQLPFELSHGKYRYVLERNRTGECGMTVWCGQECVHGYAVHGPPRSLEFFRQIILDSYTSGRMFMSCLRITRFFEGHSIELKNSTLTYYKGAEARETRLHSMQELRQAVANQFVMPRCPIEEAVGVLEQVTGRHFFDGGSGPQF
- a CDS encoding sigma-70 family RNA polymerase sigma factor, with protein sequence MSGQSPKEVTQLLQAWSRGDETALDRLMPLVYDELRRLAHYYMTRENAGHILQTTALVNEAYLQLIDANTVNWQDRAHFFAISAKLMRRILVHFARSRNSQKRGGRLSHVSLDEAALLSSERDADLIELDEALTALAAIDPRKAKVVELRFFGGLSLEESGEVLGVSPDTVWRDWDLAKAWLYREMRRGET
- a CDS encoding protein kinase produces the protein MEPERWHEIERLYHLARERGAGEREAFLKEACAGDESLYEEVESLLACRPKAEKFIESPALELAARVLAKDRESEPGPDIVGRVLSHYTVREKIGEGGMGVIHRAYDEHLHRDVAVKILPPHTLGDEASRKRFRKEALALSRLSHPNVETVFDFDTQEGVDFLVMEYIPGTTLSEKLREGPLPEKEIVCLGAQLAEGLAAAHDQGIVHCDLKPANLRITPDGRLKILDFGIARLVQPVSKASQTLSITELNVVQGTVLYMAPEQLLGRPVDARTDIYGAGVVLYEIATGSRPFQSDLPVALVDQILHAPVFPPGRLKNDLSPGLEKIILKCLEKNPLYRYESARQLSADLAEVSSSPVRAEVGEHQQVRSFSWKPYAAVSVLVLLAALIWWAVTKQRAITPTIQTSVAVLPFQNLGSDNESDYLRWALPDEVATVLSYTPDLSIRPFADMRRYATASIEPQRAGRELHVATVVAGHFAREEAHIRVTVEVIDVASNRVLWRDTLTARGDDQINLQEQTATRIRQGLIRALGRSAVSTATATHPKSEEAYELYLRSIATPHDGSENKQGISMLERSIGLDSAYAPAWAEAGRRYYYDFQYSDGGMPARRRAQVATERALSLDPNLLGAARMMISLRAESGQLDDAYSVAKLLMQKRPASGEAHMGLSYVLRYAGRLVEAGRECDRALQLDPANYTFRSCSIPFEMLKQYDRAREFARLDAGSRFSSWRIASVLLSERRIEEAVPILTELQNDFAQAGLILAYLRHDGPDRIRSLSERCEGIVVNLVDPEQAYFDARIQSFCEQRPAALRQLRRAIEKNYCAYPALGTDPLLENVRNTPEFQEIHKAAASCYTKFAATHGFQ